Within Astyanax mexicanus isolate ESR-SI-001 chromosome 2, AstMex3_surface, whole genome shotgun sequence, the genomic segment CAAAAGGGTATAAAAGATGGAGTCAGAAATGCCGAGGTTCAGAAGAACTTGGGGGCGACTTACTAGCTTAGGCTAGGATGCTTTGCCTGTATTTGTTCTTCCCAGatatctgaaataaatcatacttgttcactctcaatctccgtgtcgacTGAATTCCTGGATCAACGAACATTCAACAGAGAAGCTAAAGACAGCACTTTTCTACAATACATAAAGTACAAGGCAATTTTGGGAGGGGGCTTTCTAGCCCTGTCTTTTttcttaataattttatttcaaattttttcccattttctccccaatttacaaggccaattatccaacccactcagtaagactccccctatcactagtaacgccccaacacaccaggagggggaGGACTAGTGTGGTGTCTTCTTGTCTTTAAAGGACTTCTCTTTGGGTGTTCTTGGGAGGTCGTCGTTCTTGAAATAATACTCAGTACACACTGCCTTCTCAATCtgaacaaaatattttatttcaatcagaagcacagtgtgggagagagcttgtcAATTCTCGGTGTCCCAGTCCTCTCTCTCCCAGTATTTTGTTTTGGAACagcttatacttatacttatatggTGCTCTGCATACCTAAAGAATTCCAACCACCCTATTTACAGCTTCCCCATATATGTAGAAATGACCTCTTGAGAAGCGGTACATTTTTAACCTGACACCATAGGTGACATTCCAATCATGTATAGAAATGGACTACTCAGAAATAGTTCAGCTGGACACATGAAACCATATGGGCTAAAGGCTATTGTTCTCATCTCCAAGAAGGGACAAACATACATAGTACACctcactagcacatgcctcctccgatacatgtgaagtcagccaccgcttcttttcaagctgctgctgatgcagcattacagcgctaacgctcggaggaaagcgctggtacatcagctcacagatgccctgtactgtggacatcaccctaggagtgatttggggagagagcgccatctacccatccggagggagcagggccaattgtgctccctctgagcgccggcagcttatggcaaagctgcatgagtggggggtTCGAccctgtgacctcctgctcatagtggcagcgctttagagcgctggaccactcagcgccctgtttttttattatataacttTTAATTTTATCAGAACATAATTGTATCCAATTTACATTGCTTGTCTTTTTTTAAAAGCTACCAGTCAGTTCCTGGTGGGTACTCCCACACAGGTCACAAGTTTAGAGATATGCTTTTGAGATACCATGTCCAACGGTCTTCGTTTTATCTTTAGTAGAGAACGTTCTCAGTGTATTCCTCATACCATCAGtatctatctttatctttaactcAGCTCAGGACAGGTGGGTCAGTTTTAGGTGGGTGGGGCTTAGGTTGATATGCTTGTGTCAGGTGTTCTGGCTTCTCCATACTGCAAGTCTGCAGAGCCAGGCCTTAAACTTTCTGACCTTTCAATGTTAGactatgtgtaatgttttttattaatattaaggtTTTTAGGCTATTTATCCCATATAATCACAAAGCCACCAAAAAAGTAAAGAGTCAcatactctaatatttggttggactgcctttagctttaattgtggcacacattcactgtggcattgtttcaataatcgtctgcaacgtcacaagatttactgtatttcaatccagtgttgcattgatgatggtagagtctgaccactgcacaaagcagctcttctccatccagcacatcccaaagattctcaatgaggttaagatctggattctgtggtgaactctcttaatctcaatccatgtgtgaaaatgataaataatgatctcatgctccctgaacctccatgctctctttcacaattccagcaccatgaatcctggtcTCGTCATattcttggaatatggtcgtgttcATCAAGTaagaataaatccattgatggaataatctggtctatattcagtatattcaggtagtcagctgacctcattctttcagcacatactgttgctgaacctaaacctgcagaccaactgcagcatcaaccccacatcatttacttacttaaatccaggtggcgggGCAGTGTATAACATATATGTATTGACGTATATGAATTATAAACCCatgatttttttcttaatatataGTTTCTAATTAGTATGAATATTGCATTTCTGTGCGGGTTTGTAGAGAATAGTGGAACCAGTTACAGACTTTTGCCGTTGTATCCATACATTCTTACATGGCATTTCAGAGGCCCCAGTTAATTCAAAACATCTGGGAGAAAGGCCCCAAAAATATATTCATCTGGACCAGAGGCCCCAATCAAAACATCTGGGGGAAAGGCCCCCAGAAAATATATTCCTCTGGACCAAAGGCtccaaatatatatacatctggACCAGCAATTTGGTTCAGCAGAAATAATGACTATGACTGGCTATGACTGTAATGTGTTGGTGCTTAAAGGAGTGTAAAATAGAcatttgtagtaaaacatgataaaaagagcTCTTAcctgatgaatagcacacctccgttctcccacagcgttctgagatccagaaattttaacaggtttgtccaaacacccttcagactgggtgacacggggcataatgtgccctgataaatcgctttttacaccagttatccagctcaaagtagctaaaACACATCCTTGTcagaatctggagagcccaggcattaaaaacgaggcattaagaacttaaaaagtgcacaagaagcttattaaaaagctATGTTTACATCCTTtagcgctagcttcagctccgagcgccgccattactgaactgataaTAATATAGACATATTTATACATAGACGCCGCTTAGCAGCCGgggccaggaggcaggctatgccgagtctatgtatatatatatatatatatctatatatgtctatgttattttcagtttagTGATGGCGGTGCTTGgctaaagctagcattataggatgtaaacagagtttttttaataagcttcttgtgcactttttaagttattaatgccttgttttaaatgacagggctctccagattctagcaaggaggtgtggagctactttgagctggataacggtataaaaagtgatttatcagggtaaattatgccccgtgtcacccagtctgaagggtgtttggagaaactgttaaaatgtctggatctcagaacgctgtgggagaacggaggtgtacTACTCATCAagtgtaagtactttttatcatgttttactacaacaaaagtccattttacaccagagttctcctttaatataaaGTACAAAAATGctacggaaaaaaaaaaatacatattttgtacTTATTTGTATTAATGAAGCCACTACAGCACATTCAACCTGCTGAGAGGTGAGAAAGGGCTCATAAAAAGGCCTAAACAAACAACACAGCACAACAGTATGattttataaaaaagtataaaatatattgttacaaatctgacaaaaacaatacaaaaacaaaagtGATTCACATACAGAGATCAATAACACTATTAACAACATGGCAGCAAAAAGGAGACAGAGGAAACTCGGCAACCCGTCCCGATTCTCCCAtagctttaaaaacaacaaaaaaaaaaacatgtatttaatgCTAATTCACAtgcaaaatacaatatattacatgaaaaaaagaaaaaaaaaacaaccaacaaacaaacagctGCCTTCTGAAGTACAGTAGAGAAAAATAGAGTAAGAGAAGAACTTTAATACTGAATAAAACCAATCCAGCTGGATtcagaaaacacaaagtaaaatatagatttaacattgACTTTTTGAACATATGACCAACGAAAATATCTAGTAAATTACAGTACTTAGAATGACACTGaagtcactatatatatatatatatatatatatatatatatatatatatatatatatatatatatatatatatatatatatatatatatatatatatatatacacaatataagcATTGATAAGTATAGGCTTCTCACTTTGTATCAGAACCATATACTGTCCAGGAAGTAAATCAGCAGCCAAAGTAATCTTCTATTACTGTGGATTTCAACTTCTTGGCTTCTGGTGACTTCTCATTGTCAGATTTGGACATAAATCTTTCCCTCATAACAATCTTCTGGATTTCAATGACCTTCTTGAGCTCGTTTTTGCTCTGCCTTTTGCGTTTGTGTGAAGAGGTTTTCTGTTTTTGCACAAACGAGCTAGACCACTGCGTATAGACCTTTTGCTTTGCTGAAGGCACATCAGTGTAATTCTTGCTAATTTCAGTCTCCTTCTTTTCAGAAGATACTTTGACGTAAACGGGGGCTGAAGAAGACCTCTCTCTGTCGTGGCACTGGTGAACAAAACCACTGCTCCGATCGCGAGCACCATACAGTGAAAGTCTTCGTACAGTTTGTTTGGTCTGTCTGTTCTGCTGATCTTGACCTGCATAAGAATTTGACCTTTTAAACGATTCTGGCCCCTTTGTTTTTTGAGACATTAGGTTTTTATTCTGAACTGCTTTAAGGTCACTTGACGTTTCAGGTTTTGCAGAAGATGTTGTTGCATCAGTTTGAGCAGATTGTTTAatagacttttcttctctttttcctttATTGCTTTTCTCTCTGGAACTCTTGTCTTCACCACTAGAAGCAGGTCTGTGAATGTCTGAATGCTTTTTATGGGAGCTATGCTTTTTAATCACAATATCTGGAGTGAAAAGGTGATCTTGTGTAGGCATTGGCTTAGTTCTGGAAAGATTGTTCTTTTTTAACTGTTTATATTTTAGTAAAGGAACAAAATTGGCCTGAGAAGGTTTTACCTTCTCAGCCTTTTTGGTTTGTCCAAGACTTTTGTGCACCTTCAGTACAGCTGAACTCTCAATTTCATTGATTTCCTCTAAAACTGGCTTGGTACTTTCTAGGGATACAGACTGGAATGGTTCTAGAAGTAGTGGTTCACAAGATTCTGGGCTGGAGATTTGGGTCTGATCATCTGTTGTAAAAGGGTCTTCTGACGAATCAGACATTGGGCTTATCAACCCATTAGAATCTGGACTTGATAGATTTATTATTTCTTCAGTTTGCTGCACAGAATTTGGACTACAGCTCCCATTGCCTGGTTTAAGAGGGCTATTTGAGACATTGGGTCCATCAGAGAGAGACTCATCAAGGTCTATATCGAGCAGTGGTGTTTCCTCCAAACACTTGGAGCAGAAATGGTCACCATCATGTATTGTGTCGGTCACATGCGGACAAGCGAATTTGGGTGGTCTAGAGGGCCGAATCTCTGTCGTGTCATGTGTCAAGTTGTCTACATGACTGATAGAGATGATAGTTTCCTCTGGGAACAACTCTGGGGGTTCTTCATGCACGTTGAAGATTGCTGTTGCATCGTCAGTTGAAAGAAGTACGACATCCATTGATAGGTCGTCATTGGTGGAATCTGCACTTGAAAGATCTTCTTTCTCATAATTGGCATCATCACTTTTAACTGGTTGATCAGTATTGCTTAAATGTGATGCAAAGGTAGGCACTTCTGTAGGGGTTTGCTTGTTTTCAATTCGCATTTTTGGTTCAATTTCTTCATTTGATTCTAATTCTAATACTGGGATGTGGAATGAGGAGAACAGATCTGATAAAACCTTCTGCTCAAAAATCTCTAAGGTTGTCTTAGATGATTCAGTTTCAGATACAGGACTCTCAGTAATGTCCATTGATGGAGTCTCAGATAATTCCTTTTTAATGGACTTAACCTGGTCTGCAACATCATTTCGGCCATCTTGGAAAAGACTGTCTGGTGGACTCAAACCAGTGCCATCCGAGGATGTAATCTTAGATATTCCTTCTTCGGGGGACGCAACCTGGACTACACCTTGTTGAGGATTCACGGCACTGTTCAACACATCTGAAATGTCTTGGGTGGACACCACCAGGCCTTGAGCAGCATTATCCTGGACATGACTGTTCACAGGAAGCTCAGTACCATCAGACATGGACACTGAAGAATCGGTGCACCATGTGAAGTCGTAGTCTGACATTGGTTCTGCAAGGACCTTACCTATATCAGGTGGAACTTCTTCAACATTCAACCATGAGGACCTGAACTTCTCAGCTGGCAAGACAAGTTCATGTTCTTCCATGATGTGATGGCATGCCAGTCTTTTTAAGTTTTGAGGTTCAACATGTAGAAATACCACATCCTCATTGTTTCTTAAGGCAAATATTGGTAAACTCTTTGCCCACGTTGCTTCTCTTACTTGCTTCCCCATGTTGTTTATATTCCCATTCCAATAGAGATCGACAATACGCTTACTAACATCTGTCGCCAGGtccttttctttctctgtatctaCAGGTTGCGTGCTAGACAGCCACTCTATATAGTAGCGTAATAGTGTGAGTGTACAATCATGTACTGGAACAGTGGAAAAATCATACATAGCATCATCTGAACAAGGACTGACATTGCTCTGATTGTCATTTGGTTGTTCCGGACTCTTGGCCGTCAAGTCAGTTGAAGAGATATGAGCTTGAACCTGGTTAGGGCTTTGGGACTTGGCTATAGGTCCATTTTCAGCAGTTTGAGCACCGTCAACATTTTGAACGTCAGTTGCTGTAGGGTTTTCAGGTAGTGGTTCTTCAATGTTTCTGATGCTGACTGTAGATTCATTTACAGGTTTAATACTGTTCTGTGTCTGAAGCAACTCCTCGCTGGTCTCTTTGGGTAAGCTGGGTGCAATTGTTTCAGACTGCTTGCTCTCAATTTCCTCAGAATAATCCGTTGTTTTCCCAGAGTTGGCCTGCTGAGAAATGGGTGGAACAACAGCTACTGCTCTCTGGACTTGACGAGCTGCTTTCTGCAGTGCTACTACTAGCTCTACACAGTCAGCCGGGTTTGTGCAGAGCTCCACCTCCCTTTGCCTCTTCCTGCTCATCTTCCGTTCACTTCTCCTCATGTTGGAGTTCAGCTGCGATCTGTTGAACTCTGCACCTTCTAATCTCGCCGCGTTCGATTGACTTCCATGTTCACCGGCATTGACTGGACTGCTTTGATCCTTGGTGGTCGATGGATTGACCTTCAGGACTTCCCTTTCATTTGCATTAGGTGGAACAGCACAGTGTAACGCTGCAGTGGGAGGTGCTTGTGCCTGAGTGCATTCTGCCACAGCTGCAGGGTGACCTGCTATTGTTCGCTGCTGTCCACTAACTGAGGTAGATACAGGATGTCCATTGTGCCTGACAACTTGTCCAACTTGACCATTCTGGTCTAGCAGTAAACCCAAGAGTGTGACTTTAGTATAGTTTCCAGACTGGGGAGAATGTGATGCTTCCCCAGAGGGAGATGTGCTAGACCTTGTGTTCTGGGAGTGTGTAGACAATACACCCATTGTTCTGTTTGCTATTGTTCGCTGCTGTCCCCTAACTGAGGTAGATACAGGATGTCCATCGTGCCTGACAACTTGTCCAACTTGACCAACTTGACCATTCTGGTCTAGCAGTAAACCCAAGAGTGTGACTTTAGTATAGTTTCCAGACTGGGGAGAATGTGATGCTTCCCCAGAGGGAGATGTGCTAGACCTTGTGTTCTGGGAGTGTGTAGACAATACACCCATTGTTCTGTTTGCTTGAGGTTGAAGGCCTTGAGGCTCTGTGTTGTACTGATTGGCAGGAAACGAAGGCAGGCTTATCTTGTTGGAACGGTCAGAAAAAGGGACAGAATTGCAGTGCTGTGTGGCTTGCCTTGTTTGCACTCCTTGAGATACATTGTTAAAACCCTGTGGATGGGGGTTGTGCACAGGAGAGCCTGCTGATGAGCTTTGACTTGCGTTCTGCTTTGCACTGTTCTGAGCATACCATTGCAGCACGCTTTCAAGCAAGAGACTTTGGTTTATAGTCTCTGTTGTGCTGTTCTGAACTGGATTTACACTATTTGGCAACTGGTCTTGATTAACCAAAACATGTTGACCTGTGTAGGGTGGGGGCATGGAAGGCACCGTGGGAACTTGTGTTAcagaatgctgctgctgctgtgcagtAGAGCCATACGAAGCAGCATTTCGTACTGCGGCCATTTGACCTTGATTAATGTTGATTGTCGGAACTGCCTGATTGGCATTTGTTGCCATTTGTTGTTGTGGCTGAGGCTGAGGTGCAGGTTGGTGCATGGTTTGCATTCTGCTATGATTCTGATACCTTAATGGAACCAAAACATGCGTCTGATTGGTCTTCAACACAGGGACGCCATTGTTCGGAGCAGATGGGAATGAGGTAGAAGTATACATGACTTGGCCATTTTGACCGTGGGGCATATGCGACGACTGGGAGTAATAGTTTACGTTTGCAGAGGGGACATTCTGATGATTAATTGGTACTTGTTGAACATGAGCAGTAACATTTGGACAAGGAGCTTGGGAAGAACCTGAAGGTCTGTAATGCACCTGATTCTGCACAGGGAACTGTCCGTGGCTTGGCTGTGAATTTGCAATGTCTGAATTGGGCTGAGATGAAGAGCAGGAATACCATCCATTATGCAATCCAGGAGCCACCTGATTACTGAACTGCATCTGTTGCTGTTGTTGCAAACTGTGGTAGGCTGCAGGCTGTGATGAAGGACCAGGCCTCTGGCTGCTGAACATCTGTTGTGGGCCTGGCAAGTTATTCCTACTGCAAGCACTTGACTGAAAATTAGATGAAGTTGAATTAGGATGGGAGGATGACATGAAGGAGTTTCCATTAGGATGCGCAGTATTATACGCATTAAATGGCGCATGCTGTCCAACGTAATATCCACTCTGTGATGTCGAGGCAGGTTGCAGACTGGATGGACTAATCTGCTGTGGACTAATCCGATCACTCCCCCTCACTTGCATCGGGGTCCGAGTGAAAGCTTGCATTTTGATGGTTGATCTTAGTCGGCTACCTTCTTTCAGATAGTGATGGttctaaaagaaaaagaaacagcaaATGAACAAACTGCATAAACAAGGCTCATTGTTATGAGAGGACAGGTGTTATTCCTGAGAGCATCTATACCAGAGGGGAAATTAGAACCGGTATGCAATTTTCACATACctccataccactagaggcgctgcagagctCTGTGTAATACAGCAATGACAAAGAAGCATGAAAAATGAAACACAATCGTATCCAACAAGGTACGTttcgt encodes:
- the LOC111196476 gene encoding uncharacterized protein LOC111196476 isoform X1, which gives rise to MQAFTRTPMQVRGSDRISPQQISPSSLQPASTSQSGYYVGQHAPFNAYNTAHPNGNSFMSSSHPNSTSSNFQSSACSRNNLPGPQQMFSSQRPGPSSQPAAYHSLQQQQQMQFSNQVAPGLHNGWYSCSSSQPNSDIANSQPSHGQFPVQNQVHYRPSGSSQAPCPNVTAHVQQVPINHQNVPSANVNYYSQSSHMPHGQNGQVMYTSTSFPSAPNNGVPVLKTNQTHVLVPLRYQNHSRMQTMHQPAPQPQPQQQMATNANQAVPTININQGQMAAVRNAASYGSTAQQQQHSVTQVPTVPSMPPPYTGQHVLVNQDQLPNSVNPVQNSTTETINQSLLLESVLQWYAQNSAKQNASQSSSAGSPVHNPHPQGFNNVSQGVQTRQATQHCNSVPFSDRSNKISLPSFPANQYNTEPQGLQPQANRTMGVLSTHSQNTRSSTSPSGEASHSPQSGNYTKVTLLGLLLDQNGQVGQVGQVVRHDGHPVSTSVRGQQRTIANRTMGVLSTHSQNTRSSTSPSGEASHSPQSGNYTKVTLLGLLLDQNGQVGQVVRHNGHPVSTSVSGQQRTIAGHPAAVAECTQAQAPPTAALHCAVPPNANEREVLKVNPSTTKDQSSPVNAGEHGSQSNAARLEGAEFNRSQLNSNMRRSERKMSRKRQREVELCTNPADCVELVVALQKAARQVQRAVAVVPPISQQANSGKTTDYSEEIESKQSETIAPSLPKETSEELLQTQNSIKPVNESTVSIRNIEEPLPENPTATDVQNVDGAQTAENGPIAKSQSPNQVQAHISSTDLTAKSPEQPNDNQSNVSPCSDDAMYDFSTVPVHDCTLTLLRYYIEWLSSTQPVDTEKEKDLATDVSKRIVDLYWNGNINNMGKQVREATWAKSLPIFALRNNEDVVFLHVEPQNLKRLACHHIMEEHELVLPAEKFRSSWLNVEEVPPDIGKVLAEPMSDYDFTWCTDSSVSMSDGTELPVNSHVQDNAAQGLVVSTQDISDVLNSAVNPQQGVVQVASPEEGISKITSSDGTGLSPPDSLFQDGRNDVADQVKSIKKELSETPSMDITESPVSETESSKTTLEIFEQKVLSDLFSSFHIPVLELESNEEIEPKMRIENKQTPTEVPTFASHLSNTDQPVKSDDANYEKEDLSSADSTNDDLSMDVVLLSTDDATAIFNVHEEPPELFPEETIISISHVDNLTHDTTEIRPSRPPKFACPHVTDTIHDGDHFCSKCLEETPLLDIDLDESLSDGPNVSNSPLKPGNGSCSPNSVQQTEEIINLSSPDSNGLISPMSDSSEDPFTTDDQTQISSPESCEPLLLEPFQSVSLESTKPVLEEINEIESSAVLKVHKSLGQTKKAEKVKPSQANFVPLLKYKQLKKNNLSRTKPMPTQDHLFTPDIVIKKHSSHKKHSDIHRPASSGEDKSSREKSNKGKREEKSIKQSAQTDATTSSAKPETSSDLKAVQNKNLMSQKTKGPESFKRSNSYAGQDQQNRQTKQTVRRLSLYGARDRSSGFVHQCHDRERSSSAPVYVKVSSEKKETEISKNYTDVPSAKQKVYTQWSSSFVQKQKTSSHKRKRQSKNELKKVIEIQKIVMRERFMSKSDNEKSPEAKKLKSTVIEDYFGC
- the LOC111196476 gene encoding uncharacterized protein LOC111196476 isoform X2; the encoded protein is MQAFTRTPMQVRGSDRISPQQISPSSLQPASTSQSGYYVGQHAPFNAYNTAHPNGNSFMSSSHPNSTSSNFQSSACSRNNLPGPQQMFSSQRPGPSSQPAAYHSLQQQQQMQFSNQVAPGLHNGWYSCSSSQPNSDIANSQPSHGQFPVQNQVHYRPSGSSQAPCPNVTAHVQQVPINHQNVPSANVNYYSQSSHMPHGQNGQVMYTSTSFPSAPNNGVPVLKTNQTHVLVPLRYQNHSRMQTMHQPAPQPQPQQQMATNANQAVPTININQGQMAAVRNAASYGSTAQQQQHSVTQVPTVPSMPPPYTGQHVLVNQDQLPNSVNPVQNSTTETINQSLLLESVLQWYAQNSAKQNASQSSSAGSPVHNPHPQGFNNVSQGVQTRQATQHCNSVPFSDRSNKISLPSFPANQYNTEPQGLQPQANRTMGVLSTHSQNTRSSTSPSGEASHSPQSGNYTKVTLLGLLLDQNGQVGQVGQVVRHDGHPVSTSVSGQQRTIAGHPAAVAECTQAQAPPTAALHCAVPPNANEREVLKVNPSTTKDQSSPVNAGEHGSQSNAARLEGAEFNRSQLNSNMRRSERKMSRKRQREVELCTNPADCVELVVALQKAARQVQRAVAVVPPISQQANSGKTTDYSEEIESKQSETIAPSLPKETSEELLQTQNSIKPVNESTVSIRNIEEPLPENPTATDVQNVDGAQTAENGPIAKSQSPNQVQAHISSTDLTAKSPEQPNDNQSNVSPCSDDAMYDFSTVPVHDCTLTLLRYYIEWLSSTQPVDTEKEKDLATDVSKRIVDLYWNGNINNMGKQVREATWAKSLPIFALRNNEDVVFLHVEPQNLKRLACHHIMEEHELVLPAEKFRSSWLNVEEVPPDIGKVLAEPMSDYDFTWCTDSSVSMSDGTELPVNSHVQDNAAQGLVVSTQDISDVLNSAVNPQQGVVQVASPEEGISKITSSDGTGLSPPDSLFQDGRNDVADQVKSIKKELSETPSMDITESPVSETESSKTTLEIFEQKVLSDLFSSFHIPVLELESNEEIEPKMRIENKQTPTEVPTFASHLSNTDQPVKSDDANYEKEDLSSADSTNDDLSMDVVLLSTDDATAIFNVHEEPPELFPEETIISISHVDNLTHDTTEIRPSRPPKFACPHVTDTIHDGDHFCSKCLEETPLLDIDLDESLSDGPNVSNSPLKPGNGSCSPNSVQQTEEIINLSSPDSNGLISPMSDSSEDPFTTDDQTQISSPESCEPLLLEPFQSVSLESTKPVLEEINEIESSAVLKVHKSLGQTKKAEKVKPSQANFVPLLKYKQLKKNNLSRTKPMPTQDHLFTPDIVIKKHSSHKKHSDIHRPASSGEDKSSREKSNKGKREEKSIKQSAQTDATTSSAKPETSSDLKAVQNKNLMSQKTKGPESFKRSNSYAGQDQQNRQTKQTVRRLSLYGARDRSSGFVHQCHDRERSSSAPVYVKVSSEKKETEISKNYTDVPSAKQKVYTQWSSSFVQKQKTSSHKRKRQSKNELKKVIEIQKIVMRERFMSKSDNEKSPEAKKLKSTVIEDYFGC